A genomic segment from Corylus avellana chromosome ca5, CavTom2PMs-1.0 encodes:
- the LOC132182069 gene encoding protein NRT1/ PTR FAMILY 4.4-like, giving the protein MNTRITRSFHIPPASLQSIPYFMLIFVVPLYETVFVPIARKFTGRDSGITPLQRVGVGLFVATFSMVSAAMVEKKRRNRALHFNETLSIFWIAPQFLIFGLSEMFTAVGLIEFFYKQSVEGMQSFLTAMTYCSYSFGFYLSSLLVSFVNKITSKSSGGWLSDNDLNKDRLDLFYWVLAVLSLINFFSYLFLSKWYFYNPLVSPTPQPDHQSYGQEDPENKRFNPSKQDEADNILP; this is encoded by the coding sequence ATGAACACCCGGATAACAAGAAGCTTCCACATCCCTCCAGCTTCTCTTCAATCCATCCCTTACTTTATGCTAATCTTTGTTGTCCCTCTTTACGAAACTGTTTTTGTACCAATTGCAAGAAAATTCACAGGAAGGGACTCGGGAATCACACCTCTTCAAAGGGTTGGCGTGGGGCTGTTTGTTGCCACTTTCTCTATGGTTTCAGCTGCAATggttgagaaaaagagaagaaacagGGCTTTACATTTTAATGAAACTCTCTCCATCTTTTGGATTGCCCCACAGTTTCTCATCTTTGGCCTGTCTGAGATGTTCACTGCTGTGGGGCTGATTGAGTTTTTCTACAAGCAATCCGTGGAAGGGATGCAATCCTTTCTTACTGCCATGACTTACTGCTCATACTCTTTCGGCTTCTATTTGAGCTCCCTCCTTGTTTCCTTTGTCAACAAAATTACCTCAAAATCTTCTGGTGGCTGGCTTAGTGACAATGACCTCAACAAGGATAGATTGGAtcttttttattgggttttagcTGTCCTCAGCCTCATCAACTTCTTCAGTTATCTTTTCTTGTCTAAATGGTACTTCTATAACCCATTGGTATCACCCACTCCACAACCAGATCATCAGTCATATGGACAAGAAGAcccagaaaacaaaaggttcaaCCCCTCCAAGCAAGATGAAGCTGATAATATTTTACCTTGA
- the LOC132182951 gene encoding ethylene-responsive transcription factor ERF039-like → MHSIKHMTYTRIHSPVIEEKPEPTESKPTHRFESQPSSKLGSKNKKRACQSEPDTQFRGVRKRSWGRYVSEIRLPGTKTRVWLGSFGSAEMAARAHDSAALFLKGNSACLNFPDLAESLPRPESSSRRDIQSAAAKAALLELADNRSGLGAAGQCVEPDFWCVFDDGFGIDLGSITSIEEVKEAPLLSPLSFEGSSTVELGDQLLEDDELFLESGFHM, encoded by the coding sequence ATGCATTCCATCAAACATATGACCTACACAAGGATTCACTCGCCCGTCATTGAAGAGAAACCAGAGCCCACCGAATCCAAACCGACCCACCGCTTTGAATCCCAACCATCTTCCAAACTGGGCTCCAAGAACAAGAAGCGAGCTTGTCAAAGCGAACCGGACACCCAGTTTCGAGGGGTCCGAAAAAGGAGCTGGGGCCGCTATGTCTCGGAGATACGGTTGCCCGGTACAAAAACCCGTGTGTGGCTAGGGTCATTCGGGTCGGCCGAGATGGCAGCCCGGGCCCACGACTCGGCCGCCTTGTTCTTAAAGGGCAACTCGGCGTGCCTCAACTTCCCCGATTTGGCCGAGTCGTTGCCTCGGCCCGAGTCGTCCTCCAGGAGAGATATACAATCCGCGGCTGCCAAAGCTGCTCTTCTTGAGCTTGCGGATAACCGGTCCGGGTTAGGCGCAGCTGGGCAATGTGTTGAACCGGACTTTTGGTGCGTGTTCGATGATGGATTTGGTATTGATTTGGGATCGATCACGTCGATTGAAGAAGTCAAAGAAGCTCCCCTTCTGAGTCCACTGAGTTTTGAAGGCTCATCCACTGTAGAACTGGGTGATCAGCTGCTGGAAGATGATGAGCTTTTTTTGGAATCCGGCTTCCATatgtaa
- the LOC132182349 gene encoding UDP-glycosyltransferase 87A1-like, with amino-acid sequence MSSVKAAPATACHVVVIAYPGRGNINPMLNLCKILASKKTEILVTFVATEEWLGFIGSDTKLENVRFASIPNVVPSELVRAANMDTFVEAVLTKMEAPFERLLDRLDPPPAVIVSDTFLSWTVGVGNRRNIPVASFWTSSASAFSVVQHFDLLVQNKHFPVDISAKGNERVNYIPGISSTRVVDLPLIDGKQEKMLQSFQKLIPWVTKAQYFLFPSTYELESEAIDVLKAEFPFPVYAIGPSIPYFELGENFSLASGDSDLNYFEWLDCQPRNSVLYISMGSFLSISSAQMDELAAGLRDSGVRFLWVARGESCRVKEICGDMGFVVAWCEQLRVLSHSSIGGFLTHCGWNSTQEGVYCGVPFLTLPIVNDQPLNSKLIVEDWKIGWRVKQEVGVDKLVTREEIARVVKNFMNLESDKGKEMRRRASELQQITQRAIAEKGSSQNNINAFVTDIFHNANEAR; translated from the exons ATGAGCTCCGTAAAAGCAGCACCAGCCACCGCCTGCCACGTCGTGGTCATTGCCTACCCGGGTCGTGGCAACATCAACCCCATGTTGAACCTCTGCAAGATACTAGCATCGAAGAAGACAGAAATTCTCGTCACCTTCGTTGCCACCGAGGAATGGCTCGGCTTCATCGGCTCCGACACTAAGCTGGAAAACGTACGCTTCGCCTCCATACCTAATGTTGTCCCATCGGAGCTGGTTCGCGCCGCCAACATGGACACCTTCGTAGAAGCCGTCTTGACGAAGATGGAAGCTCCATTTGAGCGGCTCCTGGACCGGCTTGATCCGCCGCCAGCGGTTATAGTGTCTGATACTTTTCTGTCTTGGACAGTCGGTGTCGGGAACCGCAGGAATATTCCGGTGGCTTCGTTTTGGACCTCGTCGGCGTCGGCGTTCTCAGTCGTCCAACATTTCGATCTTTTGGtccaaaacaaacatttccCAGTTGACATCTCAG CAAAAGGCAACGAGCGTGTGAACTATATTCCTGGAATTTCGTCCACACGTGTGGTAGATCTTCCTCTGATTGAtgggaaacaagaaaaaatgttGCAGAGCTTCCAAAAACTGATTCCATGGGTGACAAAGGCACAATATTTCCTATTCCCTTCCACCTACGAGCTCGAATCTGAAGCAATTGATGTTCTAAAAGCAGAGTTTCCATTCCCCGTCTATGCTATTGGCCCAAGCATCCCCTACTTTGAACTTGGAGAAAACTTCTCACTAGCTTCCGGCGACAGTGACCTCAACTACTTTGAATGGCTCGATTGCCAACCAAGAAATTCTGTTCTGTACATTTCAATGGGAAGCTTCCTTTCAATTTCTAGTGCTCAAATGGATGAGCTTGCTGCTGGTTTGCGAGATAGCGGTGTCAGATTCTTGTGGGTGGCGCGTGGTGAGAGTTGTCGGGTGAAGGAGATTTGTGGTGATATGGGATTTGTAGTGGCTTGGTGCGAGCAGTTGAGGGTGTTGTCTCATTCTTCAATAGGGGGTTTTTTGACGCATTGCGGGTGGAATTCCACCCAAGAAGGTGTGTATTGTGGTGTTCCTTTTCTCACCTTGCCCATAGTTAATGATCAACCCCTAAACAGTAAGCTGATTGTGGAGGATTGGAAGATTGGGTGGAGGGTGAAGCAAGAGGTGGGAGTGGACAAGTTGGTCACAAGGGAGGAAATTGCAAGGGTAGTGAAGAATTTCATGAACCTGGAAAGTGataaagggaaagaaatgagGAGAAGAGCAAGTGAACTTCAACAGATCACTCAACGTGCGATTGCTGAAAAGGGTTCATCTCAAAATAACATCAATGCCTTCGTTACGGACATTTTTCACAATGCCAATGAAGCACGCTGA
- the LOC132182378 gene encoding probable beta-1,3-galactosyltransferase 8, whose product MRGKTVSGKAILLLCLASFLAGSLFTSRQTWNHPSQTKQPQNIPIMPNHVNRLESVTRDCDHKRKLVEGTSGDIMGEVTKTHQAIQSLDKTISTLEMELAVARTRQSSSGVQLPLMERASNHTLQKAFIVIGINTAFSSRKRRDSVRETWMPRGAKLKTLEKEKGIVIRFVIGHSTTPGGALDRAIDAEEAEHKDFLRLKHVEGYHELSAKTRLYFSTAVSIWDADFYVKVDDDVHVNLGVMASTFARHRSKPRVYIGCMKSGPVLSQKGLKYHEPEYWKFGEEGNKYFRHATGQIYAISKDLAAYISTNLPILHRYANEDVSLGSWLIGLEVEHVDDRSMCCGTAPDCEWKAHAGNLCVASFDWSCSGICKSVERMKDVHKSCGEGDGAVWDVNL is encoded by the exons ATGAGGGGGAAAACGGTGTCGGGAAAGGCCATTCTTTTGCTCTGTCTTGCCAGCTTTCTTGCAGGTTCCCTCTTTACCAGTCGTCAGACATGGAATCACCCTTCTCAGACCAAACAACCTCAGAATATTCCCATCATGCCAAACCACGTTAACAGGCTGGAATCAGTCACACGAGATTGTGATCACAAGCGG AAATTGGTTGAAGGAACATCTGGTGACATCATGGGAGAAGTCACAAAAACCCATCAAGCGATCCA GTCACTGGATAAAACAATTTCGACATTGGAAATGGAATTAGCAGTAGCTCGTACGAGGCAGAGCAGCAGTGGAGTACAACTTCCATTAATGGAAAGAGCGTCCAATCACACCTTACAGAAGGCTTTCATCGTCATCGGAATTAACACAGCCTTTAGCAGCCGGAAACGGCGAGACTCCGTTCGGGAAACATGGATGCCGAGAG gAGCGAAACTGAAGACattggagaaagagaaagggatTGTCATCCGGTTTGTGATTGGACACAGCACCACGCCGGGAGGGGCTCTTGATAGAGCAATCGACGCAGAAGAGGCTGAGCACAAGGATTTCCTTCGGCTCAAACATGTCGAGGGTTACCATGAGCTCTCCGCCAAGACCCGGCTGTATTTTTCCACCGCCGTCTCCATCTGGGACGCCGATTTCTATGTGAAGGTGGACGACGACGTCCATGTAAATTTGG GTGTGATGGCGAGCACATTTGCACGGCACCGATCAAAACCCAGAGTTTATATTGGGTGTATGAAGTCTGGCCCAGTTCTATCTCAAAA GGGGTTGAAATATCACGAGCCAGAGTACTGGAAATTTGGGGAAGAAGGGAACAAGTACTTCAGGCATGCCACCGGCCAAATCTATGCCATCTCCAAAGACCTTGCCGCCTACATCTCTACCAACTT GCCCATATTGCATAGATATGCGAACGAGGATGTGTCATTGGGCTCGTGGCTCATCGGATTGGAGGTTGAACACGTGGACGACCGTTCTATGTGCTGTGGGACCGCTCCAG ATTGCGAATGGAAGGCACATGCAGGGAATTTATGCGTGGCATCATTCGATTGGTCATGCAGCGGAATATGCAAATCTGTTGAGAGGATGAAAGACGTGCATAAGTCATGTGGAGAAGGAGATGGAGCCGTTTGGGACGTTAATCTTTGA
- the LOC132180903 gene encoding PHD finger protein At1g33420: MVVNDRPLKRMKRRVFADLNDFFAFPPPEEEAESGLGVHRKAFRDSVRVFLERHARLTPTPTPSVLPALLTWQLLFRVADGPDPVVVTLHVVEEDVTGSTRRSVYCDQCRVVGWSGHPVCRKRYHFIIRREESGIPMDDEDLDMEDWVHLQLEDHTHLLHAVVHSNGYAHLLTLNGREGGSTLLCGRQIMDFWDRLCASLAVRKVSVMDVSKKHGMEYRLLRAVTKGQSWYGEWGYLFGAGSYALTREAYQEAVDRLSTIPLSSFLFHGRGPRTHLQDVIAFYQSLSETQLQTIRDLFSFLLRLMHRARNPLDKMPGCASMEVEFSTSKELCAWTRNDVECVQQAMMKVLLAAAAAAAGEPCWVTKRAIKGAMCRSASPELLDYCLEHLRGELAADGMVVCSRYNPISSAVEFRLEPLSTVHSGFDLSSNHPSVEQIVCDLKFLYDSILHPETMVNFRPQAMRECLMDLATKLLDCKQFMKDYEPDRMTAKNPFAIQLWCYVELLDRPKDDLALPPELVVLPLNATVADLKSEATKAFQEVYAMFKMFQAEELPEFGPVEDSITVKFLVGMVAPIRVRGRCPAKHGLSRFRMERGMENWTVDCTCGAKDDDGERMLACDTCGVWQHTRCAGIDNSRAIPAKFVCMRCFKSYCKESRRIDVSISETNRGLSPSTFCRDEAVALATDGPGVASNMPLTYGVG, from the exons ATGGTTGTCAACGACAGGCCCTTGAAGAGGATGAAGAGGAGGGTCTTCGCCGATCTCAACGACTTCTTTGCTTTCCCTCCGCCGGAAGAGGAGGCGGAGAGCGGCCTCGGAGTCCACCGGAAGGCCTTCAGGGACAGCGTGAGGGTGTTTCTGGAGAGGCACGCGCGTCTCACGCCCACGCCCACGCCCTCTGTGCTACCCGCCTTGCTGACCTGGCAGCTACTGTTCCGAGTCGCGGACGGCCCGGATCCGGTGGTCGTGACCCTCCACGTGGTGGAGGAGGACGTTACCGGATCTACTCGTAGATCCGTCTACTGTGACCAGTGCCGAGTCGTGG GGTGGAGTGGGCATCCGGTGTGTAGAAAGCGATACCATTTCATAATACGAAGGGAAGAGAGTGGTATTCCGATGGATGATGAAGATTTGGATATGGAAGACTGGGTCCATCTTCAGCTGGAAGACCACACGCATCTTCTGCACGCTGTGGTTCACTCCAATGGCTACGCCCATCTTCTTACTCTCAATGGCAGGGAAGGTGGCTCCACGCTCCTGTGCGGACGTCAAATCATGGACTTCTGGGATAGGCTCTGCGCATCGCTTGCCGTCAG GAAGGTTAGCGTGATGGATGTGTCAAAAAAACATGGGATGGAGTACCGGCTGCTTCGTGCAGTCACCAAAGGTCAGTCATGGTATGGTGAATGGGGTTACCTTTTTGGTGCGGGAAGTTATGCCCTCACGCGGGAGGCTTACCAGGAAGCAGTGGATAGGCTATCCACCATACCCTTGTCCTCGTTTTTGTTCCATGGGAGAGGACCTCGAACCCATTTGCAGGACGTTATTGCTTTTTACCAGTCTCTATCGGAAACCCAACTCCAAACAATCAGGgatcttttctcctttttgttgCGTTTGATGCATAGAGCTCGGAATCCACTGGATAAGATGCCTGGTTGTGCATCTATGGAGGTTGAGTTCAGCACCTCAAAGGAGTTGTGTGCATGGACGAGGAATGATGTTGAGTGTGTGCAACAAGCGATGATGAAGGTGCTActtgcagcagcagcagcagcagctggCGAGCCCTGCTGGGTGACGAAGCGTGCTATCAAGGGCGCAATGTGCAGGTCGGCATCTCCGGAGCTTCTTGATTACTGCCTCGAGCACTTGAGAGGGGAGCTGGCAGCTGATGGCATGGTGGTTTGTTCCCGGTACAATCCCATTTCCAGTGCAGTGGAATTCAG GCTTGAGCCTCTGAGTACCGTGCACAGTGGATTTGATTTGAGTTCAAACCACCCATCAGTAGAGCAGATTGTTTGTGATCTCAAGTTTCTATATGATTCAATTCTACACCCAGAGACCATGGTGAACTTTAGACCCCAAGCAATGAGGGAATGTCTTATGGATTTAGCAACTAAGCTGCTTGACTGCAAGCAATTTATGAAGGACTATGAGCCGGATAGAATGACAGCAAAGAACCCTTTTGCCATACAGCTCTGGTGTTATGTTGAGCTCTTAGATAGGCCGAAAGATGACTTAGCTCTACCTCCAGAGCTAGTTGTCTTGCCCTTGAATGCCACCGTTGCTGACCTTAAAAGTGAAGCTACTAAAGCTTTTCAAGAGGTGTATGCAATGTTTAAAATGTTTCAGGCTGAGGAACTGCCGGAGTTTGGCCCTGTAGAGGATTCAATTACCGTCAAGTTTTTGGTTGGAATGGTTGCGCCAATCCGAGTCCGAGGAAGATGCCCTGCAAAACATGGTTTAAGCCGATTCCGGATGGAGAGGGGAATGGAGAACTGGACGGTTGATTGCACCTGTGGGGCTAAGGACGATGATGGTGAGAGAATGTTGGCTTGTGATACATGTGGTGTTTGGCAGCACACAAGGTGTGCTGGGATTGACAATTCCCGTGCAATCCCGGCAAAGTTTGTTTGCATGAGGTGCTTCAAATCATACTGCAAGGAATCTAGAAGGATTGATGTTTCTATTAGTGAGACTAATAGGGGACTTTCACCCAGCACATTTTGCAGGGATGAAGCAGTAGCACTAGCAACTGATGGTCCTGGAGTTGCCTCTAACATGCCTTTAACTTATGGTGTAGGTTGA
- the LOC132180904 gene encoding vacuolar protein sorting-associated protein 9A-like isoform X2, translating to MEAPAAAASPSVTFYDFLDRMRNPASLDLVRSIKSFIVSFSFYTANPENDGKRVQEFFLTMEAAIREHSLWAGATDEEIDSALEGLEKYVMTKLFSRTFASVPEDSKIDREISEKIGLLQTFLKPEHLDIPAVLRNEASWLLAEKELQKINSFKAPREKLLCIMSCCRVINNLLLNASMSENHVLAGLDDFLPVLIYVTIKANPPQLHSNLKFIQLYRRQAKLVSEAAYYFTNLVSAKTFVVDLSAKSLSMDEMKFEESMQAARLTNKATQIEASPTLQGQTIPIPPTAMHDKNKDISDMQMPSIAIGGSNYPYMDTQAGELTVGDVERLLGLYKDVVTKYRNLCTAVRQNHISVSKTEQPVPHSEGTSFLPKQPEGINTKIDIQRED from the exons ATGGAGGCTCCGGCCGCTGCAGCATCGCCGTCGGTAACATTCTACGATTTTCTGGATCGAATGCGTAACCCCGCCTCCCTCGATCTCGTCCGATCCATCAAAAG CTTCATAGTATCGTTTTCGTTTTACACGGCCAACCCTGAGAATGATGGCAAAAGGGTGCAAGAGTTCTTCTTGACAATGGAGGCTGCTATTAGGGAACATTCTTTGTGGGCAGGTGCTACCGATGAAGAAATTGACTCTGCATTGGAG GGTCTGGAGAAATATGTGATGACAAAGTTGTTCTCGCGGACATTTGCTTCTGTTCCAGAGGATTCCAAGATTGATCGTGAAATCTCGGAGAAGATTGGCTTGTTGCAAACCTTCTTGAAGCCGGAGCATTTAGATATACCGGCAGTACTTCGCAACGAAGCTTCGTGGCTG CTTGCAGAGAAAGAATTGCAGAAAATCAACTCTTTCAAAGCTCCTCGTGAGAAGCTTTTGTGTATCATGAGTTGTTGTAGGGTCATCAACAATTTGTTGCTCAATGCATCGATGTCAGAAAATCATGTACTAGCAGGGCTTGATGACTTTCTTCCTGTCCTTATATATGTTACGATCAAG GCCAATCCTCCACAGTTGCACTCTAACCTCAAATTCATCCAATTGTACCGGAGGCAGGCCAAACTTGTCTCAGAAGCAGCTTATTATTTTACCAATCTTGTGTCAGCCAAGACATTTGTTGTTGATTTAAGTGCTAAATCTCTTTCGATGGATGAAATGAAATTTGAGGAGAGCATGCAAGCAGCAAGATTAACCAATAAAGCAACACAAATAGAAGCCTCACCCACATTGCAAGGTCAAACAATTCCTATTCCTCCAACAGCAATGCAcgataaaaataaagatataagTG ATATGCAAATGCCTTCGATTGCAATAGGTGGATCAAATTATCCTTACATGGACACACAGGCCGGTGAATTGACAGTCGGAGATGTGGAGAGATTGCTGGGTCTGTACAAGGATGTAGTCACAAAGTATAGGAATCTGTGCACGGCTGTTAGACAGAACCACATCTCTGTGTCCAAGACAGAACAACCTGTTCCTCATTCTGAAGGAACGAGTTTTTTGCCTAAACAGCCAGaaggaataaatacaaaaattgaTATTCAAAGAGAAGACTAA
- the LOC132180904 gene encoding vacuolar protein sorting-associated protein 9A-like isoform X1, giving the protein MEAPAAAASPSVTFYDFLDRMRNPASLDLVRSIKSFIVSFSFYTANPENDGKRVQEFFLTMEAAIREHSLWAGATDEEIDSALEGLEKYVMTKLFSRTFASVPEDSKIDREISEKIGLLQTFLKPEHLDIPAVLRNEASWLLAEKELQKINSFKAPREKLLCIMSCCRVINNLLLNASMSENHVLAGLDDFLPVLIYVTIKANPPQLHSNLKFIQLYRRQAKLVSEAAYYFTNLVSAKTFVVDLSAKSLSMDEMKFEESMQAARLTNKATQIEASPTLQGQTIPIPPTAMHDKNKDISADMQMPSIAIGGSNYPYMDTQAGELTVGDVERLLGLYKDVVTKYRNLCTAVRQNHISVSKTEQPVPHSEGTSFLPKQPEGINTKIDIQRED; this is encoded by the exons ATGGAGGCTCCGGCCGCTGCAGCATCGCCGTCGGTAACATTCTACGATTTTCTGGATCGAATGCGTAACCCCGCCTCCCTCGATCTCGTCCGATCCATCAAAAG CTTCATAGTATCGTTTTCGTTTTACACGGCCAACCCTGAGAATGATGGCAAAAGGGTGCAAGAGTTCTTCTTGACAATGGAGGCTGCTATTAGGGAACATTCTTTGTGGGCAGGTGCTACCGATGAAGAAATTGACTCTGCATTGGAG GGTCTGGAGAAATATGTGATGACAAAGTTGTTCTCGCGGACATTTGCTTCTGTTCCAGAGGATTCCAAGATTGATCGTGAAATCTCGGAGAAGATTGGCTTGTTGCAAACCTTCTTGAAGCCGGAGCATTTAGATATACCGGCAGTACTTCGCAACGAAGCTTCGTGGCTG CTTGCAGAGAAAGAATTGCAGAAAATCAACTCTTTCAAAGCTCCTCGTGAGAAGCTTTTGTGTATCATGAGTTGTTGTAGGGTCATCAACAATTTGTTGCTCAATGCATCGATGTCAGAAAATCATGTACTAGCAGGGCTTGATGACTTTCTTCCTGTCCTTATATATGTTACGATCAAG GCCAATCCTCCACAGTTGCACTCTAACCTCAAATTCATCCAATTGTACCGGAGGCAGGCCAAACTTGTCTCAGAAGCAGCTTATTATTTTACCAATCTTGTGTCAGCCAAGACATTTGTTGTTGATTTAAGTGCTAAATCTCTTTCGATGGATGAAATGAAATTTGAGGAGAGCATGCAAGCAGCAAGATTAACCAATAAAGCAACACAAATAGAAGCCTCACCCACATTGCAAGGTCAAACAATTCCTATTCCTCCAACAGCAATGCAcgataaaaataaagatataagTG CAGATATGCAAATGCCTTCGATTGCAATAGGTGGATCAAATTATCCTTACATGGACACACAGGCCGGTGAATTGACAGTCGGAGATGTGGAGAGATTGCTGGGTCTGTACAAGGATGTAGTCACAAAGTATAGGAATCTGTGCACGGCTGTTAGACAGAACCACATCTCTGTGTCCAAGACAGAACAACCTGTTCCTCATTCTGAAGGAACGAGTTTTTTGCCTAAACAGCCAGaaggaataaatacaaaaattgaTATTCAAAGAGAAGACTAA
- the LOC132182650 gene encoding B2 protein-like, whose amino-acid sequence MSMINNTSIESNTINGCSLWQLGTEFQLHQAVGGRDDYQRWRSAASRGFAYADADDDDAQCRRYHFSDMSLKLSEMKIQHPDKWYKTLPPAEMLPRNEVLGGFIFVCNNETMQEDLHRQLFGLPQKYKDSVRAITPGLPLFLYNYTAHQLHGVFQAVSFGGSNIDPTAWEDKKCKGESRFPAQVRIRIKKKCKPLEEDAFRPILHHYDGPKFRLQLSVPEALALLDLFKEEEL is encoded by the exons ATGTCAATGATCAATAATACTAGCATTGAGAGCAACACAATTAATGGGTGCTCTCTATGGCAGTTGGGTACTGAATTCCAGCTCCATCAAGCAGTGGGCGGTAGGGATGATTACCAGAGATGGAGGTCAGCAGCATCAAGGGGGTTTGCATATGCAGATgcagatgatgatgatgctcaaTGCAGAAGGTATCATTTTTCCGACATGTCTCTCAAGTTATCCGAGATGAAAATCCAGCATCCTGATAAGTGGTATAAGACACTCCCCCCTGCTGAAATGCTGCCTAGGAATGAGGTCTTGGGAGGCTTCATTTTTGTCTGCAACAATGAGACCATGCAGGAGGATCTCCATCGCCAACTCTTtg GGCTGCCCCAGAAATATAAGGACTCTGTTAGGGCAATAACCCCTGGCCTGCCCCTTTTCCTTTATAACTACACAGCCCACCAGCTACATGGAGTTTTCCAG gcTGTGAGTTTTGGGGGGTCAAACATAGATCCAACAGCATGGGAAGACAAGAAGTGCAAAGGAGAATCAAGATTCCCAGCACAG GTTAGAATCCGAATCAAGAAGAAATGCAAACCTTTAGAAGAGGATGCATTTAGACCAATCTTGCACCATTATGATGGCCCAAAGTTCCGATTGCAGCTCTCGGTGCCTGAG GCACTTGCATTGTTAGACTTGTTTAAAGAGGAGGAGCTCTAG